A segment of the Butyrivibrio fibrisolvens genome:
GTACTTTCCTTCTTCCGGCGCCCTTCTTTCTTCCGGTAGTACCTACTTCAACTATGATCCCGTCCCTGATAAGAGGGCTTATGATCTGAGTAACTGCAGCCGGTGTAAGACCACATTCTGCAGCTATATCTACCCTTGATGCAGTCTTATGTTCACAAATGTATTGAATGATCATGGCCCTGTTATAAGCTTTAACCTGCTCCATATTAATGCCTGACTGTATCATATATACTCTCCCTCTTGTTTTTATAATATAAGTATACAAAAAGACACTTCAATATTTCAAACTATCTATTTATTTAATTATAATACACATGAAAAAAACAGAAAATAATTATCTTATAGTTCTTCAACAAAGCTGATATATTCATATTCTCTCAGCTTATCTATAAATCCCGGTCTGTCCTTGATATTACCAATACCAACTCTCACTATTGCTATCGGACCCTGCCCCTTTATATCACTTTTATTGACATTGAGTTCATAGATATTGATCTCTTTTTTATGCATTTCCTCAATGAATAATCTGACACTTTTAGTATTCTCAAATTCAATATATAGCTCAAAATCCCTGGCGTACATATGAATCCTGTTATCTACAAGATTTAAAACTCTTAATGTGAAAATTATGAATAAAAAGGCTATTGTTGCACCCTCAATAAAGCCAATACCTACAGCAAGACCTACGCAGGCACATACCCACAAGCCAGCAGCTGTTGTAAGCCCTCTGACCTGATTCTTACCGGTCACTAAGATAGTACCAACTCCAAGAAAACCGACACCACTTATAACCTGTGCACCAAGT
Coding sequences within it:
- a CDS encoding MgtC/SapB family protein, which gives rise to MAFWTQLLDVAHGFTILGITIRFIFSTIVGTTIGIDREMKNRSAGIKTHVLVCLGACMVSTTSQYVSMAFQGVNGDINRLGAQVISGVGFLGVGTILVTGKNQVRGLTTAAGLWVCACVGLAVGIGFIEGATIAFLFIIFTLRVLNLVDNRIHMYARDFELYIEFENTKSVRLFIEEMHKKEINIYELNVNKSDIKGQGPIAIVRVGIGNIKDRPGFIDKLREYEYISFVEEL